From one Streptococcus pneumoniae genomic stretch:
- a CDS encoding HAD-IIB family hydrolase, which produces MTRKVLCVTDLDGTLVRNSVQIHTDDLAAYQELLTFSDMAIATGRSIKEINYLAENHHLALQYAIGFNGAVVEAKSCPIFSQCLAKDDLSALLDYLKEEQLIFDALDGKERIGNFMHEDQQRVWNMPILCLPSPFEEVRKRTIYKVNIRPNAEKTPFYVAALKQAFPQLEVFQSGTTRIEVTAKGVSKGNSLAFLRNHYDRIVTFGDSGNDVTMFEMSDISYCMNHAPKEVQSLATHVVPSFVAAVEHLKMQLHPS; this is translated from the coding sequence ATGACTCGTAAAGTGTTATGTGTGACGGATTTGGACGGAACCTTGGTGCGAAATTCTGTCCAGATTCACACAGACGATTTAGCTGCCTATCAAGAGCTTTTGACCTTTAGCGATATGGCGATCGCCACCGGTCGCTCGATTAAGGAAATCAATTATTTGGCGGAGAACCATCATCTTGCCCTGCAGTATGCGATTGGATTTAACGGTGCTGTTGTAGAAGCTAAGAGCTGTCCGATTTTTTCTCAATGTCTAGCCAAAGATGATTTGAGCGCTTTGCTGGATTATTTGAAGGAAGAACAGTTGATTTTTGATGCCTTAGATGGCAAAGAGCGGATTGGAAATTTTATGCATGAAGATCAACAACGTGTCTGGAATATGCCGATTCTTTGTTTGCCATCTCCATTTGAGGAAGTTCGTAAGCGTACCATTTACAAGGTGAATATTCGTCCAAATGCAGAAAAAACACCTTTTTATGTGGCAGCATTGAAACAAGCCTTTCCCCAGTTAGAAGTTTTTCAATCTGGAACAACACGGATTGAAGTGACTGCAAAAGGAGTTTCTAAGGGAAATAGTCTTGCGTTTTTGAGAAATCATTATGATAGGATTGTCACCTTCGGTGATTCAGGAAATGATGTCACCATGTTTGAGATGTCTGATATTTCCTATTGCATGAATCACGCGCCAAAAGAGGTGCAGAGTCTAGCGACTCATGTAGTGCCTAGCTTTGTAGCTGCGGTAGAGCATCTGAAAATGCAACTACATCCGTCATAA
- a CDS encoding CoA-binding protein, which yields MMYEFQNPTDEQVRSYLANSKTIAVVGLSDRDSAVSKRVSKFMQDMGYQIIPVNPRLADGEILGEKVYASLADIPLAIDIVNVFRRSEFLPDVAREFVESDAQVFWAQLDLQSEEAGAILQAAGRKDVVMNRCIKREYARLMEGFAS from the coding sequence ATCATGTACGAATTTCAAAATCCAACAGACGAACAAGTGAGAAGCTATCTCGCAAACAGCAAGACCATTGCGGTGGTTGGCTTGTCAGATAGAGATAGTGCAGTGAGCAAGCGCGTCTCCAAGTTTATGCAGGACATGGGCTATCAGATTATCCCTGTCAATCCTCGATTAGCAGACGGTGAGATTTTAGGGGAGAAAGTCTATGCCAGCCTAGCGGATATTCCACTTGCGATTGATATTGTCAATGTCTTTCGCAGAAGTGAGTTTTTGCCAGATGTGGCGCGTGAGTTTGTAGAGAGTGATGCTCAAGTCTTTTGGGCGCAACTAGACTTACAAAGTGAGGAAGCAGGAGCGATTTTACAAGCAGCTGGACGAAAAGATGTGGTCATGAACCGCTGTATCAAGCGAGAGTATGCTCGCCTGATGGAAGGATTTGCGAGCTAA
- a CDS encoding kinase yields the protein MATLVIIRGNSGSGKSSLAQALQDHYGRRTLVISQDNVRRTMLREKVEPDNLSISLTETIARFGYEKDLLVIIEGFYETAVYGEMLERLRTLFAPRVFPYYYDLPFEETVKRHATRDKKDDFTAADMKRWWVEKDYLGWEEEEFLTAEVSLEMAMKRICQRIDYDL from the coding sequence ATGGCGACCCTTGTCATCATTCGTGGCAATTCTGGCTCGGGTAAATCAAGCCTCGCTCAAGCGCTGCAAGATCACTATGGGCGTAGAACCCTCGTCATCTCGCAAGACAATGTCCGAAGAACCATGCTGAGAGAAAAGGTAGAGCCAGATAATCTCTCCATCTCTCTGACCGAGACCATAGCCCGCTTTGGGTATGAGAAGGATCTACTGGTCATTATTGAGGGCTTTTATGAGACAGCAGTCTATGGGGAAATGCTGGAGCGCTTGCGCACGCTCTTTGCTCCGCGTGTCTTTCCCTATTATTATGACTTACCGTTTGAAGAGACGGTCAAACGCCACGCCACTCGAGATAAAAAAGACGACTTTACCGCAGCAGACATGAAGCGCTGGTGGGTGGAGAAGGACTATCTCGGTTGGGAAGAGGAAGAGTTCCTCACCGCTGAGGTGAGCCTTGAGATGGCTATGAAGCGGATTTGTCAAAGGATAGACTATGATTTGTAG
- a CDS encoding PTS transporter subunit EIIC, producing the protein MKEKNKFISAFEQFGRSFLLPVSVLPGAGIIQGIGTAFTNENTLKMLPFLNNDVFQFIMKFFIALGGTAFNNLPVIFAVGVSVGLAKREKGSAALSGLLGFLVMHNVLNFLLSASGKLVDTAGLSGGEAKLALSNAMQTKVLGIQTMDLSVFGGIIVGITVYFVHKWAVKQELPTIIGFFSGPRFVPIVTMVVMSIVSMLIFFIWPTIQMGISAVSIMVLKSGPIGTFLYGLIERALLPFGLHHGLNWPVRTTELGGSWTIGGNHVVGTINAYLASLADSTITAVDPSITRFNGGKFVYFMFGLSGAAYAMYKTATPAKRKVAGSLLFAAAATSFLTGITEPIEFTFLFVAPMLYAVHAVLAGSALFVMHMLGAGVATPTGHGFINLVIYGVLQGPKTHWWLVFLVGIPYFFIYYFVFKFMIEKFNFKTPGREDSEDVRLASKQEARGKYGLKTQTVGKEEPVSATTGELSKQEKTHQQALGLIAAHGGAENIVDVNACITRLRIDVKDKSKVDKDLIVNEYEALGFAENGMQMQSIYGAYANVLKMEIQDILGLEE; encoded by the coding sequence ATGAAAGAGAAAAATAAATTTATTTCAGCTTTTGAGCAATTTGGTCGCTCTTTCCTATTGCCAGTATCGGTGTTACCTGGTGCGGGGATTATTCAAGGGATTGGAACGGCTTTTACCAATGAGAACACCTTAAAGATGTTGCCGTTTTTAAACAATGATGTCTTTCAATTTATCATGAAATTCTTCATTGCCTTAGGAGGAACCGCATTTAATAACTTGCCAGTTATTTTTGCGGTCGGTGTTTCTGTCGGACTAGCAAAACGTGAAAAAGGTTCAGCAGCCTTGTCTGGTTTGCTAGGATTTTTGGTTATGCACAATGTCTTAAACTTCCTCTTAAGCGCCAGCGGTAAGTTAGTAGATACAGCAGGGCTCTCAGGCGGTGAAGCAAAGTTAGCCTTGTCAAATGCCATGCAAACAAAAGTTCTAGGGATTCAAACCATGGACTTAAGTGTCTTTGGGGGAATCATTGTCGGAATCACCGTGTACTTCGTACATAAATGGGCTGTTAAGCAAGAATTGCCAACGATTATTGGATTCTTTAGTGGACCACGTTTTGTGCCGATTGTGACCATGGTTGTGATGTCCATTGTGTCTATGCTGATTTTCTTTATTTGGCCAACGATTCAAATGGGTATTAGTGCTGTTTCTATCATGGTCTTGAAATCAGGTCCGATCGGAACCTTCTTGTATGGATTGATTGAGCGTGCTCTCCTTCCATTTGGTTTGCACCATGGCTTGAACTGGCCTGTTCGTACGACAGAATTAGGAGGATCTTGGACAATCGGAGGCAACCATGTGGTAGGAACCATCAATGCCTATCTTGCCTCTCTAGCAGATTCAACGATTACAGCAGTGGATCCGTCTATTACTCGCTTTAACGGTGGTAAATTCGTTTACTTCATGTTTGGTCTTTCTGGTGCAGCTTATGCCATGTATAAAACAGCGACTCCAGCGAAACGTAAGGTCGCAGGCTCCCTTTTATTTGCCGCAGCAGCGACATCATTTTTAACAGGGATTACAGAACCAATCGAATTTACATTCTTGTTTGTCGCACCAATGTTATATGCTGTCCATGCTGTTTTAGCAGGTTCAGCCTTGTTTGTAATGCACATGCTAGGAGCAGGGGTTGCCACACCAACAGGTCACGGTTTTATCAACCTAGTGATTTATGGAGTCTTGCAAGGACCTAAAACCCATTGGTGGCTTGTATTCTTAGTAGGAATTCCTTACTTCTTTATCTATTACTTTGTCTTTAAATTTATGATTGAGAAATTCAATTTTAAAACACCAGGACGAGAAGATAGCGAAGATGTACGACTTGCTAGCAAACAAGAAGCGCGAGGAAAATACGGCTTAAAAACACAGACTGTCGGAAAAGAAGAGCCAGTTTCTGCTACCACAGGAGAATTGAGTAAACAAGAAAAAACACATCAGCAAGCACTTGGCTTGATTGCTGCCCACGGTGGAGCGGAAAATATCGTTGATGTCAATGCTTGTATCACCCGCTTGCGGATTGATGTAAAAGATAAATCCAAGGTAGATAAAGACTTGATTGTCAATGAATATGAGGCGCTTGGTTTTGCAGAAAATGGCATGCAAATGCAGTCTATCTATGGAGCTTATGCCAACGTATTGAAAATGGAAATTCAAGATATTCTAGGCTTAGAGGAGTAG
- the polA gene encoding DNA polymerase I produces MENKKTLLLIDGSSVAFRAFFALYQQIDRFKSPNGLHTNAIYGFHLMLHHLLERIQPSHILVAFDAGKTTFRTEMYADYKGGRAKTPDEFREQFPFIRQMIEVLGIKHYDLEQYEADDIIGTLAKQAEADGFSVTIVSGDKDLIQLTDEHTVVEISKKGVAEFEAFTPSYLMEKMGITPAQFIDLKALMGDSSDNIPGVTKIGEKTGLKLLKEYGSLEGLYEQIEDMKKSKMKENLINDKDIAFLSKTLATIDTQAPIEIGLSDLAYHGPKIEELGRFYDEMGFTQLKKAMNAAEETTNTTEIAFEVITEVRAEMLSKDQFFHFELIKDNYHTEEMVGFAWGNAEKIYVSDDTNLLTQPIFKEFLENTALCVYDFKRAKVLLSRLGVTLPQPAFDSRLAKYLLSTVEDNAISTIASLYGTTVLPTDEEFYGRGAKQAVPEKELLFAHLARKVAVLVETEEPMRAALEEHGQIALLEEMEQPLSYVLAKMEIAGIRVEKATLQDMQAENEVVLERLTQEIHDMAGEEFNINSPKQLGVILFEKLGLPLEMTKKTKTGYSTAVDVLERLAPIAPIVAKILEYRQIAKLQSTYVIGLQDSILDDGKIHTRYVQDLTQTGRLSSIDPNLQNIPVRLEQGRLIRKAFVPEWEDSVLLSSDYSQIELRVLAHISGDEHLIDAFNHGADIHTSTAMRVFGIEKAEDVTPNDRRNAKAVNFGVVYGISDFGLSNNLGITRQEARSYIDMYFERYPKIKEYMENVVREAKDKGYVETLFHRRREIPDINSRNFNVRSFAERTAINSPIQGSAADILKIAMISLDKALVEGNFKTRMLLQVHDEIVLEVPNEELESVRKLVKDIMEAAIELSVPLEADENAGKTWYEAK; encoded by the coding sequence ATGGAAAATAAGAAAACATTACTACTCATTGACGGGTCTTCCGTCGCTTTTCGGGCATTTTTTGCCCTTTATCAGCAGATTGATCGGTTTAAGAGTCCGAATGGTCTGCATACCAATGCGATTTATGGCTTTCATCTCATGCTTCATCATCTCTTGGAGCGGATTCAACCCAGCCATATTTTAGTGGCTTTTGATGCAGGGAAAACGACGTTTCGGACAGAGATGTATGCTGACTACAAGGGTGGTCGTGCCAAGACGCCAGACGAATTTCGAGAGCAATTTCCCTTTATTCGCCAGATGATTGAAGTACTAGGAATTAAGCACTATGACCTAGAGCAATACGAAGCCGATGACATCATCGGAACTTTGGCGAAACAAGCAGAAGCTGATGGCTTTTCAGTGACTATCGTCAGTGGAGACAAGGACTTGATTCAGCTGACAGATGAGCATACGGTGGTTGAGATTTCTAAAAAAGGGGTGGCAGAGTTTGAAGCCTTTACTCCTAGCTATCTGATGGAAAAAATGGGAATTACTCCTGCCCAATTTATCGACCTAAAAGCGCTTATGGGGGATTCGTCCGATAATATCCCAGGTGTGACCAAAATCGGAGAAAAAACAGGTCTGAAATTGCTCAAGGAATATGGTAGCCTAGAGGGGCTGTATGAGCAAATTGAGGATATGAAGAAATCCAAGATGAAAGAAAATCTCATCAATGATAAGGACATTGCCTTTTTGTCGAAGACGCTTGCAACTATTGATACACAGGCGCCGATTGAGATTGGGCTGAGTGACTTGGCTTACCATGGTCCGAAGATTGAGGAGCTTGGGCGTTTCTACGATGAAATGGGCTTCACCCAGCTCAAAAAAGCCATGAATGCAGCTGAGGAAACGACGAATACGACTGAGATTGCTTTTGAGGTGATTACTGAGGTTCGAGCAGAGATGCTATCGAAAGACCAGTTTTTCCATTTTGAGCTTATCAAGGACAACTACCACACAGAAGAGATGGTTGGCTTTGCTTGGGGAAATGCTGAAAAAATCTACGTCAGTGATGACACGAATCTTTTGACGCAACCTATTTTCAAGGAATTTTTGGAGAATACTGCGCTTTGTGTCTATGACTTCAAACGTGCAAAAGTTCTGCTCAGTCGCTTGGGAGTCACTCTTCCTCAGCCTGCTTTTGACAGCCGCCTAGCAAAATACCTGCTATCCACCGTCGAAGACAATGCCATCTCCACTATTGCGAGCTTGTACGGTACGACTGTGCTTCCGACCGATGAGGAATTTTACGGTCGTGGTGCCAAGCAAGCGGTGCCAGAAAAAGAGCTACTCTTTGCTCACTTAGCAAGAAAAGTCGCCGTACTGGTCGAGACGGAAGAGCCGATGAGAGCAGCCTTAGAAGAGCATGGGCAAATCGCTCTGTTAGAAGAGATGGAGCAACCTCTATCCTATGTACTTGCCAAGATGGAAATTGCAGGGATTCGCGTGGAAAAAGCAACGCTGCAAGATATGCAAGCAGAAAATGAGGTAGTCTTAGAGCGCCTCACTCAAGAAATCCATGACATGGCTGGCGAGGAATTTAACATCAACTCACCAAAACAACTAGGCGTGATTCTCTTTGAAAAGCTAGGTCTGCCGCTCGAGATGACGAAAAAAACCAAGACAGGTTATTCGACAGCCGTTGATGTCTTAGAGCGCTTAGCCCCAATCGCCCCAATCGTGGCAAAGATTTTGGAATATCGCCAGATAGCAAAACTCCAATCGACTTACGTCATTGGTCTGCAAGACTCGATATTAGACGATGGAAAGATCCATACGCGCTATGTGCAGGATTTGACCCAGACAGGTCGTCTGTCAAGTATTGACCCCAATCTGCAAAATATCCCTGTCCGCCTTGAGCAAGGGCGTTTGATTCGAAAAGCCTTTGTGCCAGAGTGGGAGGACAGTGTGCTTCTTAGCTCGGACTACTCGCAGATTGAATTGCGCGTGTTGGCGCACATCTCAGGAGATGAGCATTTGATTGACGCCTTTAATCACGGAGCGGATATCCATACCTCAACTGCCATGCGGGTCTTTGGCATTGAAAAAGCCGAGGACGTAACACCAAATGACCGCCGCAATGCCAAGGCTGTTAACTTTGGCGTGGTCTATGGGATTTCTGATTTTGGCTTGTCCAATAACCTTGGAATCACGCGCCAAGAGGCAAGATCCTACATTGACATGTACTTTGAACGCTATCCGAAAATCAAGGAATACATGGAAAATGTCGTGCGTGAGGCAAAAGACAAGGGCTATGTCGAAACCCTCTTTCACCGTCGCAGAGAAATTCCTGACATCAATTCACGGAATTTCAACGTGCGGAGTTTTGCGGAGAGAACGGCAATCAACTCACCGATTCAAGGAAGTGCGGCTGATATTTTGAAAATAGCCATGATTTCTTTGGATAAGGCATTGGTTGAGGGCAATTTTAAAACCCGCATGTTACTGCAAGTACACGATGAAATCGTCCTTGAAGTACCAAATGAAGAGCTAGAAAGCGTGCGTAAGCTCGTCAAGGACATTATGGAAGCAGCGATTGAGCTGTCTGTGCCTTTAGAAGCCGATGAAAATGCAGGAAAAACATGGTATGAAGCAAAATAA